A window from Micromonospora profundi encodes these proteins:
- a CDS encoding sulfurtransferase TusA family protein codes for MTMPNEVLDCRGQRCPLPVIAAARRMPEVPVGTVVRVLADDPAAAVDIPAWCRMRGQEFLGTIPGPEGPAYDIRRTH; via the coding sequence GTGACGATGCCCAACGAGGTACTCGACTGCCGGGGCCAGCGCTGCCCGCTGCCGGTGATCGCGGCGGCTCGCCGGATGCCCGAGGTGCCGGTGGGCACCGTGGTACGGGTGCTCGCCGACGACCCGGCAGCGGCGGTGGACATCCCCGCCTGGTGCCGCATGCGCGGCCAGGAGTTCCTCGGCACCATCCCCGGCCCCGAAGGCCCCGCCTACGACATCCGCCGCACCCACTGA